One segment of Mycobacterium spongiae DNA contains the following:
- a CDS encoding NAD(P)/FAD-dependent oxidoreductase — protein sequence MTNHRTRVVVVGGGYAGTMAANHLRQRSDLDITLVNPRPVFVERIRLHQLAAGSGTATVDYDTLLGDGIRLVVDSAERIDTSARQVLLTSGDALEYDYVIYAVGSTAATPSVPGAAEFAYSVAELEGATGLRDALAGATHDAAVVVVGGGLTGIETAAELAERGRRVTLVCGGALGPSLSNRGRRSVAGQLRKLDVTVLEYVAVRRVHGDAVMLADGRTLSSAVTVWTAGFSVPGLASRSGIRTDAMGRLLTDETLTSLSDMRVVAAGDAVAPSGEPLRMSCQAAQPLAAQAANTVLSRIAEQTPAVLNQGFVGQCISLGRSYGTFQLARTDDAPINVAAGGRAAAAIKESICKATLWAIRREATKPGGYRWRKGGKRPAQRPADRQVAIQ from the coding sequence ATGACCAACCACCGCACTCGGGTCGTCGTTGTCGGAGGCGGCTACGCCGGCACGATGGCCGCCAACCACCTGCGGCAGCGCTCCGACCTCGATATCACCCTGGTCAACCCGCGTCCGGTCTTCGTGGAGCGAATCCGGCTGCACCAATTGGCCGCCGGTAGCGGCACCGCGACTGTCGATTACGACACCCTGCTCGGCGACGGCATCCGACTGGTCGTCGACAGCGCCGAGCGAATCGACACCAGCGCCCGACAGGTACTGCTGACCTCGGGTGACGCGTTGGAATACGACTACGTGATCTACGCGGTGGGCAGCACCGCCGCCACGCCCTCGGTGCCGGGCGCGGCCGAGTTCGCCTATTCGGTCGCCGAACTCGAAGGCGCCACCGGGCTGCGTGATGCCCTCGCGGGTGCGACCCACGATGCGGCCGTGGTCGTGGTCGGTGGCGGGTTGACCGGCATCGAGACAGCCGCCGAGCTGGCCGAGCGGGGCCGCCGGGTGACCCTGGTCTGCGGCGGAGCGTTGGGTCCGTCGTTGAGCAATCGGGGTCGGCGATCGGTCGCCGGGCAGCTACGCAAACTTGACGTCACAGTGCTCGAGTACGTCGCAGTTCGCCGGGTGCACGGCGATGCGGTGATGCTCGCCGATGGCAGAACACTGTCCAGCGCGGTGACGGTGTGGACGGCCGGATTCAGCGTGCCCGGGCTGGCCAGCCGCAGCGGGATTCGCACCGACGCCATGGGCCGACTGCTCACCGACGAAACACTGACCAGCCTCAGCGACATGCGGGTCGTTGCTGCCGGCGACGCCGTCGCACCGTCCGGTGAACCGCTGCGAATGAGCTGCCAAGCCGCTCAGCCGTTGGCCGCGCAGGCTGCTAACACCGTGCTCAGTCGGATCGCCGAGCAGACGCCCGCGGTGTTGAACCAGGGCTTTGTCGGCCAGTGCATCAGCCTGGGTCGCAGCTACGGCACCTTCCAGCTGGCCCGCACCGACGACGCTCCAATCAACGTCGCAGCGGGCGGCCGGGCTGCCGCAGCGATCAAGGAGTCGATTTGCAAAGCGACGCTGTGGGCCATTCGGCGCGAGGCGACCAAACCGGGCGGGTACCGCTGGCGCAAGGGCGGCAAGCGGCCGGCGCAACGACCGGCCGACCGGCAGGTGGCGATCCAATGA